AGCATATACCAGCAAGTGTTTTTTTCATTACTTTCCCATAGCCATTTTTCTTAATTTTTCCGGCATCTTTTCTATGGCATATCTTAATGCCGTCCTTGGCATTATGCGTCGGTTAACAAACACAAAATCAAAAACTTCCTTCTGATGTTTCTTGGATGCTTCCTTTAACGCCCAGCCGTAGCCTTTAAGCACAAGCGGATGCGGGTCATTCATAAGTTTTTTTGAAAGCCCAAGTATTTCCTTTAAGTACATCCCCTTTTTACCGGGCACTATAAAAGTAACGCACGCGGCGCGCCTTACTATAAATTTTTTGCTGTCTGCCCATTTTAAAATTTTTGGCAGAAGTTCCGGAAACCTGAATAAAAATTCCGCTGACAGGTGATTACCAAGGGAATCACAGTCACCCCAGTCTTCCAGTTCTTCTTTAACCCACCTGTCAACATATACGAAATGCCTTTTTTCGAATCTTTTCTTTGCCTTCAATATCACTTCAATGCCTGTTTTTCTTACATCGTAAATCCCGGAAGAAATCAAAGCGTCTGACAGTTTAAAAATTTCATCTATTTTAAGATTTTGTATTTCACGGTAAACTTCGGCGGCAAGCGTGTTTATTACAGGCAGCCTTGCGCCGATGATTTTTTTGGCATTAACCATAATTGATTTTTCGTGAACTTCCCTGTATTTATTATCCGCGCATTTGTTAAGGCGGCTTTTGACCAATTTTATAAGATTTTCAGCGTTCATCAGGTCTCCATGTTTTAATCATATCTTTATTATTATCCAAAACACCCGCCCTTTCAACACCTATTTTTATCTTTTGTTCCGGGAAATTTTTCCATGATGCGCTTTATTCTAATTTTATAAAATACATATTAAAAAAAATTGCCGGCATTTCACCGCTCCAAACAGGCACGGGCATCTTTGCTTATTTAAGCAGTATAATTCTGCCCGCCTTAAATCTTTGAAT
The nucleotide sequence above comes from Candidatus Goldiibacteriota bacterium HGW-Goldbacteria-1. Encoded proteins:
- a CDS encoding DNA alkylation repair protein gives rise to the protein MNAENLIKLVKSRLNKCADNKYREVHEKSIMVNAKKIIGARLPVINTLAAEVYREIQNLKIDEIFKLSDALISSGIYDVRKTGIEVILKAKKRFEKRHFVYVDRWVKEELEDWGDCDSLGNHLSAEFLFRFPELLPKILKWADSKKFIVRRAACVTFIVPGKKGMYLKEILGLSKKLMNDPHPLVLKGYGWALKEASKKHQKEVFDFVFVNRRIMPRTALRYAIEKMPEKLRKMAMGK